The DNA sequence GATTGAAAACAGATGGGTATGTTTTGAACTCCATCCAATTCTGACTCGCTCACCTATCGAAATAGTTGTCTTACCCTTAATTGTCAGGGTAATAGATTGGTCGTGTGAATGACCGACGATCAGTGTGTCTGCCCCAAGGTATTCTGTGGCAGAGACCACTATTTCAAACCCGGAGTTCTCACGGATTTCAATATTTTCAGGTCTGACTCCAACCAGTAAGTCGTCAGTGGTAAGGTTTTCTGGCATGTCGACACCGCAGGCCACCACAATTTCCGGGTTCGACTGCAAAATATTCATTGGAGGGTTACCAATGAAACCTCCAGTAAATGCGGTGGCTGGACGGTTGTATAGCTCCTCGGGGGTTCCATGCTGTTCTATTCCTCCGTCATTCATAAGTATGATTTTGTCCGCTATGGTCATCGCCTCGACCTGATCATGGGTCACGTATACCATTGTCATTCCAAGGCGCTGCTGGAGTGAACGGATTTCCTGGCGCATTTCCTGCCTGAGCTTGGCATCAAGGTTCGAGAGCGGTTCATCCATAAGGCAGACCGGTACCTGTGCTACAATGGCACGCCCAAGGGCTACTCGTTGGCGTTGCCCGCCGGAGAGCTGGGCGGGTTTTCGCTTTAAAAAGTCTGCAAGACCAAGAATATCCGCTGCATTATTTAGACGTTTTTTTTGCTCCGGTTTTGATACCTTGCGGGCTTTGAGACCAAAGATGATATTTTCGGCAACGGTTAAATGTGGGAACAGTGCATAATTCTGAAAAACCATGGAGATATCGCGTTTGACTGGAGGAAGATTTGAGACATCCCGACCGTTGATTTCCACCGCTCCGGATGTTGGTGTCTCCAGACCAGCTATGAGGCGGAGAGTGGTTGACTTACCGCAGCCTGAAGGTCCAAGAAGGACAAGAAGTGTTCCTTCCTCACAGCCAAAATTGATATTACTCAGGGCCTGGAAACTGCCCCAGCTTTTATAGATATCTCTCAAAAGAATTGCTGACATGGTTTAATCTCTATCTCAAGTTAACCTTGGTTTTCGGATAAAAAAACTACTTAATGCCTGAATGCATGAACGATTGAACAAATTGACGCTGGAAAAGAAGAAAGGCCAGCAGCAAAGGCGACATAGTCATGACTGTCGCAGCTGTGATTATCGACCAGTTGACCCCGGATTCAGGAGCTCCGAAGATGGCCAACCCCACAGTCAGAGGACGACTGTTGACCGAACTGGTAACAACCAGGGGCCAGAGAAAATTGTTCCAGTGATAACTAACGGAAACCAGTCCATATGCAATATATGTAGATTTGGCGAGTGGGACATAGACCTTCCATAAAACACCAAGGGGGGATACCCCTTCCACCTGAGCAGCCTCTACCAGTTCTTTTGGGATGGTTTTAAAAGACTGTCTCAATAAAAAAACACCAAAAGCGCTGGCCATATAAGGGAAACCGATGGCGGGTATGGTGTCAAGTAATCCCATACTGCTTATGGTACGGTAGTTCTCGACCAGAAGAACCTCTGGCATGATCATCAACTGGAGCAGGACCAATGCGAAAATGACATTTTTCCCGAAAAATTCGTACCTGGCAAAGCCATAAGCCGCGAGAGTGCACAAGACAAATTGTGCAATCAGGATCATTGTTACCAGAAAAAAAGTGTTTAACAGATATCGGGGAAATGGTGCATACCCCCAGGCTTTGGTGAAATTGTCCAGTGTCAGTGGGGCAAAAAGCTCAAAACTCGTTGAAAACTCAGCAGGATGGAATGCACTCCAAAAGGCGAAAACCACCGGCAAAAGCCAGAGTGCGCCGAGCATCCAAGCTCCCAGTGTCTCGATGATATTTACGGTCTTCATGGTAAAACCACTAAAAGGAATAACAGATCAGAGGAGACGCTTTTGAGCGCCCCCCTGACCAGAGATAGAGTTACCGATAACGCTTCAAAAGACGTTCGGTTTGCCTCTGAGCATCACTCAAGGCGTCTTTAGAAGATTTGGCTCCAGTCAGGACAGACTGAATTGCATCGTTAAGAATTTTATAAATTCGTCCATTTTCATGAACTGATAATTCAGCTGTCGCATATTTCAGCTGATCTCTGGCAACTGCTGCCGGCGGAAAGTCTTTGACATATGTCTTCATCTCAGCAGTATCATAGGCGTCAGGACGTGTGCCAAGATAGCCGGTACCGATACTCCACTGGGCAGTTCTGGAAGGCTGGGTCATCCACTGAACAAAGGTAAGCGCTGCGGCTCTTTCTTCCGGGGTGGTTTTTTCGAAAATGTAGAAGTTTCCACCGCCAGTTGGTGTTCCTCGTTCCTTGCCTGCTGGCAGCATGGCAACGCCAAAATCAAAGGTAGCGTTATCTTTTACTGCGGTGAGGTTACCTGTACTATGCCACATGATTGCGGTTTTCTGCTCTAGGAAATCGCTCCTGAGTGTACCCCATTCAATGGTTCCTGCAGGCATGATGCCATGGTCTTTTCCCAATTTCTGCCAGAAATCGAGGGCCTGAACAACTCCCGGCTTGTCAAAGTAAGTTTCGGTACCACTGTCATTCATAAGCACTTCACTGTTTTGACGAGCGAGGGCTCCAAACATCCAGTAAGGATATCCTGTTGAAGGGATCTCTATACCCCACTGTTTAACTGTGCCTTGATCGTCTTTGATGACCAGCTTTTTGCCTATCTCGACAAGTTCGTCCCAAGTTGCCGGTGGCTTCTCTGGATCAAGTCCGGCCTTCCTGAAGGCATCCTTATTGTAATACATGACGATTGTGGATCTTTGAAACGGTATACTCCATGTCTTACCGCCAGTACGGCTGTTTTCCATCAAAGCGGGATAAAAACTGTCAAGCCATTTTTTGTCCTGCTCGGATGAAACCAGATCGTCGTAGGCCACGATGGCTTTGTTGTCCATGAGGGTGAAAATTTCAGTTGAGAGTATTACCGACAGATGGGGTGGATTTCCACCCTTAAGAGCCGTCATGGCCTTTGTCATCGTGTCGGAATAATTTCCTGAATAGGTGGCCTTGACCTTGATGTCCGGGTGTTCTGCCTCGAATTCATTTACCAGGCTGTCAACCAACTTGGTCAGGGGACCACCTACAGCAACCGGGTAAAACATAGTCAATTCTGTCGCTGCCGCCATGGATGTTAATGAAAGCATGGACACTCCCACTACCAGTGTTTTCAACATTTGTTTGCCAAATATTTCGCTTCTCATGTACTTCCTCCTTTAGTAAATGTTTATAGAACCAATGAAGTGTATACTTGCCGTTTACTGCAGTTGTTCATGTATCAGCTATAAATCACTTATTTTTGCTTATTTGTACAGCATGGTTCCCACGGTCTGGAGGGGTCGTTGTTGATTCTCTAATGATGAGCGACGATTCCAGCATTCTTTGTACAGGTTTTCCTGGCGACTCCATGCGTTGAAACAGGAGTTCAGCTGCACTTTCCCCCATTTTGTATGCCGACTGCCGGATGGTCGTCAGAGCCGGTATTAGATAAGAGGCGGTTTGCATATCATCAAAGCCCACGATGGACAAGTCGTCTGGCAGCCGTAATCCCATTTCCCGTGCCCCTTTCATTGCACCAAGAGCCAGATAGTCGTTGGAGCAAAATACTGCAGTCGGTGGAGTTTTCAGGGCAAGCAGTTTCTTGACGCTATCCCGTCCACCAGCCAGGGAATATTCCGTCTGAGCCAAGAGCTTTTTATCATAAGAGATACCATAATTATTGAGACACTGCCGGTAGCCGTGCCATCGATGGTAACTACGGTCGGTTATCGCAAAACTTCCTGCAAGCATTCCTATGCGCTTGTGACCCAAAGTTATCAAGTGCTCTGTAGCAAGATAACCTCCGCGATAATTATCAACCCCAACCGCTGATATGGGGCCTCCCTTTACAGTACTGAATAGCAATACGAAGGGAAAATTTTCATCTAGAAGGGTTTTGAGCACATCACCTTTTAGATTGGTGGTCGTGATAATAAGACCGTCCACCTGCCTTTCCCGGAGTATTTTAACTAACTTTTCTTCCTGATCGTATTTGTAATAAGAGTTGCCGAGAATGACCTGCATTTTTCTCTTGTCTGCAAAGTCCTGGATACCTTGGGTAGAATCAGCAAAAACCGGATTACTAATGGTCGGTATGATTAGGCCTATTGTATTCGATTTTTTGGTTGCAAATCCACGGGCTAAGGCATTGTACTTGTAGTTGCAGGTTTTCATTGCCCGTGTGATTTTTTTCTGAGTTGCTTCTCGTACAGTATCTGGCGAGTTGATGAATCTGGAAACCGTGGCTGTAGAAACACCTGCTAGTTTTGCAACATCAATCATTGTGCTCATTTTGGCCTCATGTAAGCGTTTACACCAGTATACCAATGCCAATTTTTTGTGCCATAATTTTTTTTATCATGCTTTTATCTACCAGGTAACAACTTATAAATTAAATAATTATTGCAGTGCAGAGATAAACATCTATAATATATTACACAATGTAAACGCATACATTTCCCGGAGAATATGACCGATGAACAAGAATTGGCTGACCTCAATAACAGACAAAGTGAAACGTATTGAACATTGTGGTCTGTACGTTGACCTCGTATCCACTTCCAGGGGAACCGTCCGCGTTGGGAGTATGCCAGATATAGCGAAATTTCTCGCACACCATGGATTCAGGGAAGAAACCGTAGTCGTCCCCAACTGGGAAGCATCTATGGCTGGCGACAATTACACCGGGGAAGAATTTGTACTCTGGCAAGCTCAGGTTAAAGGCGGGATTCAGAAACAATACACAGGTAGTCCGAAAAACCTGAATCAGATGCATCGCCATCTGGATGAAACATTTTCGTTTTTCTTTGATCCTCAGCGTCTCTCAATTATTAAAAAACGCTGGTTAACCAAATGGTTCGGTGGGCATCCAGCCACTCCTAGTTACGTTAACGGTCCACTCAAAATAAAGTTCCAGGAGGACAACATACTCATCTCAGACCATGGGCGGAGCCTGTACGACAGGCATGAATTCCTTCCTCTCTATGACCCCAATCTAGAAATCAACGCCCTGCTGTCTGAACTGCCGAGAGACAATTCCTCCAGGGATTGCCTGGAAATTACACCAATAGGGTCCGGAAATGGCTTTACAGGAACTGTGTCGAACGTTGTCATCCGCTTCGGCAAGTACGTGATTTGGATTGATCCCTGCGGTTATCCTGCCCACACATTGGCTCAGCATGGAATTCACTGGGATGACATCACCCATATCATCATCACCCATAACCACGAGGACCACATCCAGGGGTTTTCGGCATTCCTTAAAAGGGCCGAGCATACTGGGACCCGCATTCAACTCCTGACAGGAAAAGGAGTCTACACTC is a window from the Desulfopila inferna genome containing:
- a CDS encoding ABC transporter ATP-binding protein, with the translated sequence MSAILLRDIYKSWGSFQALSNINFGCEEGTLLVLLGPSGCGKSTTLRLIAGLETPTSGAVEINGRDVSNLPPVKRDISMVFQNYALFPHLTVAENIIFGLKARKVSKPEQKKRLNNAADILGLADFLKRKPAQLSGGQRQRVALGRAIVAQVPVCLMDEPLSNLDAKLRQEMRQEIRSLQQRLGMTMVYVTHDQVEAMTIADKIILMNDGGIEQHGTPEELYNRPATAFTGGFIGNPPMNILQSNPEIVVACGVDMPENLTTDDLLVGVRPENIEIRENSGFEIVVSATEYLGADTLIVGHSHDQSITLTIKGKTTISIGERVRIGWSSKHTHLFSIADGKRVETTNIGEQS
- a CDS encoding carbohydrate ABC transporter permease translates to MKTVNIIETLGAWMLGALWLLPVVFAFWSAFHPAEFSTSFELFAPLTLDNFTKAWGYAPFPRYLLNTFFLVTMILIAQFVLCTLAAYGFARYEFFGKNVIFALVLLQLMIMPEVLLVENYRTISSMGLLDTIPAIGFPYMASAFGVFLLRQSFKTIPKELVEAAQVEGVSPLGVLWKVYVPLAKSTYIAYGLVSVSYHWNNFLWPLVVTSSVNSRPLTVGLAIFGAPESGVNWSIITAATVMTMSPLLLAFLLFQRQFVQSFMHSGIK
- a CDS encoding ABC transporter substrate-binding protein, whose protein sequence is MRSEIFGKQMLKTLVVGVSMLSLTSMAAATELTMFYPVAVGGPLTKLVDSLVNEFEAEHPDIKVKATYSGNYSDTMTKAMTALKGGNPPHLSVILSTEIFTLMDNKAIVAYDDLVSSEQDKKWLDSFYPALMENSRTGGKTWSIPFQRSTIVMYYNKDAFRKAGLDPEKPPATWDELVEIGKKLVIKDDQGTVKQWGIEIPSTGYPYWMFGALARQNSEVLMNDSGTETYFDKPGVVQALDFWQKLGKDHGIMPAGTIEWGTLRSDFLEQKTAIMWHSTGNLTAVKDNATFDFGVAMLPAGKERGTPTGGGNFYIFEKTTPEERAAALTFVQWMTQPSRTAQWSIGTGYLGTRPDAYDTAEMKTYVKDFPPAAVARDQLKYATAELSVHENGRIYKILNDAIQSVLTGAKSSKDALSDAQRQTERLLKRYR
- a CDS encoding LacI family DNA-binding transcriptional regulator, with the protein product MSTMIDVAKLAGVSTATVSRFINSPDTVREATQKKITRAMKTCNYKYNALARGFATKKSNTIGLIIPTISNPVFADSTQGIQDFADKRKMQVILGNSYYKYDQEEKLVKILRERQVDGLIITTTNLKGDVLKTLLDENFPFVLLFSTVKGGPISAVGVDNYRGGYLATEHLITLGHKRIGMLAGSFAITDRSYHRWHGYRQCLNNYGISYDKKLLAQTEYSLAGGRDSVKKLLALKTPPTAVFCSNDYLALGAMKGAREMGLRLPDDLSIVGFDDMQTASYLIPALTTIRQSAYKMGESAAELLFQRMESPGKPVQRMLESSLIIRESTTTPPDRGNHAVQISKNK
- a CDS encoding MBL fold metallo-hydrolase, whose product is MNKNWLTSITDKVKRIEHCGLYVDLVSTSRGTVRVGSMPDIAKFLAHHGFREETVVVPNWEASMAGDNYTGEEFVLWQAQVKGGIQKQYTGSPKNLNQMHRHLDETFSFFFDPQRLSIIKKRWLTKWFGGHPATPSYVNGPLKIKFQEDNILISDHGRSLYDRHEFLPLYDPNLEINALLSELPRDNSSRDCLEITPIGSGNGFTGTVSNVVIRFGKYVIWIDPCGYPAHTLAQHGIHWDDITHIIITHNHEDHIQGFSAFLKRAEHTGTRIQLLTGKGVYTLLKKQFSPLCPAFNSLIDITFLDPKRPLDLGPVRIESRWNHHFLPYGTLGFRISAGGKSFGYSGDTKFDENINTILNREELTPEWFAPCNLVFHEIDFDNPSSVHSHWKQVEALQRAIPGQVLAYHTPHLDNAPLALVQEGHSYYLD